Below is a window of Leucoraja erinacea ecotype New England chromosome 11, Leri_hhj_1, whole genome shotgun sequence DNA.
cgggtactacgcaaaatacaaatggactctgcttcaggtattttgatagtacccgactggcctactcagccatggttcccagtgctcctcgACATGATCGTCGAGACCCCTATGACTTTTCCCAGTAACCCAGAATTGCTAacccacccagtatctggcacaagccacccatgccatgataaaatcaaactcctgggttgcagattttgaaaaggcctttgttgggcctgggattgtcagaaaacaccatccCACCGTGTATCGACAAGGAAACAGTACATATCTAGTAACAagaagtgggagaaatactgtttGGATACAGGAACCACCCATTCAACCACAACAGTCACCTATGTACTGGAGTTCTTGGCAGGCCTttaccacaatgaaggactcagctacagcgccatcaacacagccagaagtgctctgtctgcctatttaatacaggcaccaggacaacaggccatggggtcccacccactGGTGGTCAAACTCATGAGGGGGATATTCAACTCTAACCTCCCTAGACCTAGGTGCACccatatctgggatgtcagtgtggtcctgacatacctcaggggatggtcaccagccaggtccctcaccctggaacaattaactcttAAGACGATCATActgatggcacttgtgtcagcacaaagagtccagtcacttcaccttttgcgactggacaacatgatcataattccagaccatgtctcatttactacccaggggctggtcaaacagggcaggccaggaacatctaatccagtcatggaattccgggcctacccaccagaaccacggttatgtgccatgacccacctactgaactATATAGACACAACTAAAATCCATCGAGGGAGTGAAAACGCCTTATGGgacagccacaagaaaccttatggtcgggtgacgagccaaaccatttctagatggctcaagcaggtgctgaaagctgaAAAATAGATGCATTATAGGCACAAGCTTACACTGAAAGCAATCTTACCTGCCACGCCACCAGCCAGACACACAGATAATAGATTAGGCGTCGTACTCCCCTCGGGCATCATCAAGTCACACAGCAACATGTAGGGGACAAAATACAAACAATATCCCGGAATATCTCGGAGATACATGGCTCCAACACCTCGGTACAGTCCAGCAATCCCTTCGCTCCGCAGAATTCTGCTGATGCAGTGCACAGGACCCCTGTACATAGGCTGATTGTTCATTGCAATCGAGTGAATGGAGCCAACGCCAACCAAGTTTAATTTAGCTGTAGAGGTGCAAAACATACTTAGTCAAGTCCCAAAACAAAAttgtcatcaacaataaaaagctGCAGAAAACATTATAACAAAGGCGAGACACAGAAATATTAGTGCCCATGGCAATATTTAACTTTGTTCAGTTTTGCTgagattagagatgcagcgtggaaacaggcaaaaCATACTTAGTCAAGTCCCAAAACAAAAttgtcatcaacaataaaaagctGCAGAAAACATTATAACAAAGGCGAGACACAGAAATATTAGTGCCCATGGCAGGCGAGACACAGAAATATTAGTGCCCATGGCAATATTTAACTTTGTTCAGTTTTGCTGAGATTAGCCCTTcggtccagcgatcacccgtacactagttctatcccacacaatagggtcaattttacataagccaattaacctacaaacctgcacatctctgtgatgtgggaggaaacctgagcacccggggaaaacccatgcggtcccagGGAAAAtacacaaattctgtacagacagcacccgtagtcagtattgaacccgggtgtctggtgctgtaattgTCTTCCACCTTAATCTTAATAATATATAATACTTAATAATATATTTTGATTGAAAACAGGGCAGCTTATTAAACGTGGTTTTCCTGTATAAAAACACATTTATGAGGAATGATTCAAATCTCACCGACGAATGAGTCATGATTATTAGTTGGTATTCAGAAAgaaacaaaagctggagtaactcagcgggacagggagcatctctggagagaaggaatgggtgacgtttcaggttgagacccttcttcagactttggaaaGGATGGAAGTTTATCAAAATAattgaaggaggtagttgaggaaggtgctaccgcaacatttaaaaaacatttagacaagcacatggataggacaggtttagagggatatgggccaaatgcaggcaggaaggattagtgcagatgggacatgtttgtcggtgaggttcaagttgggccaaaggacctgtttccacactgtatgactccatgacctcTGTATCAATACACTATATTGCATAAAGTCATGACGGAATTGATaatgtgaatgcacagtcttttacccagttagAAAAATAAAGAAGCAGAggccataggttgaaggtgaaagaattaataggtaatcgaggaacaactttttcactcagaggatggaagGTATTTGgagtgagttgccagaggaggcacTATAGCAGCATGTAAATGACAATTGGATAGGTgcgtggttaggaaaggtttagagggatattgaccaaaagctggcaaatgggattggcttagatggggcatcttggttagcgtgGATGAATTGGATCGAGGACtaattggttcggcaacttgagtacccaggagcgaagaagactgcatataatggtggacactgcccagcccatcatgggTGCGGATctccccatcatcaaagggattTGCAGGAGTCGCTGGCTCGAAAacgcagccagtatcatcagagacccacaccacactggccacgctctcatttcactcctgataTCAgctagaagatacaggagcctgaaaactgtaacatccaggttcatgaacagcttcttccctacaaccatcaggcaattaaacactacaacctccaaataagctctgaactacaaagacTTGGAGACATTGGTttggtctttttgcactattattgagttttgtttgttttcatgtgtatgtatgtgtatatgaaaTATATGAAATAAAGGTTCGGtacaccatatatatatatatgtactgaatgtgtaggaaggaactgcagatgctaaactgaagatagacacaaaaagctggagtaactcagtgagacatgcagcatctttacagagaaggaatgggtgacgtttcaggtctgaaaaagggtctcgacctgaaatgtcacgcgttccttgtctccagtgatgctgcctgtctcgctgagttactccagctttttgtgtctatctctgtatatactgaactttttttttgtttattatattgtttacagagcactatgtttacattgaagatagacacaaatagctggaataactcagggggccaggcagcatctctggagagaaggaatgggtgacgtttcgggtcgagacccttcttcagacatatgtttacatattctgttgtgctgctgcaagtaagaatttcattttactatctgggacatacaacaataaaacattcttgtctCTTGGGgggcctgtatgactctatgtctccaTTGCCATAGAGAGTCCCGTGCTTATTCCATAAAAATGAACTTGTGCAGTCCTTACCTGACCGCACCGTCTGAGTCTGCATCTgcagtctgatcttgaccaggTCCACTGGGGCACCGATCGCGACCGTGACCAGACCCACCACCGCGCTGGCAGCAGCCACATCAGACAGGGCTGGGCCTCGGCGACTGTCTTCACCATAGCGATACTGGCAAATGGCCCTCTGCGCATTGCCATAGACACCCAATGCCACCGAGTTGTACACCGCGATGCTGGCTAATGGGAAAGATAGGCCTTTGAAGAAGCCAGCAACCTGGAAAGAGATTAcggtgtttagaaacatagaaaatcggtgcccttcgagcgagcaccgcaGTTCAATATATcatctgatcatccaaaatcagtatcccattactgctttctccccatatccctttgtttcattagccctaagagctaaatctaactctctcttgaaaacatccagtgaactggcctccactgccttttgtggcagagaattccacagattcacaactctctgggtgaaaaggtttttcctcatctcagtcccaaatggcctaccccttattgttaaactgtgacccctggttctgaactcccccaacatcgggaacatttttcctgcatatagcctatccaatccattaagaattgtatttgtttctataagatcccctctcatctttctaaattcctatGAATATAAgcacagtcgatccattctttcataattGTTACAATTTTTACAGTGTAAACAGCAATATGCACCCGTTCCTTTATGATCAGTtaaggaaaataataataattattattattattgttatttttagATAATGTGATATTTAAATAACATGATCTTTTGAAAAGGAAAACATGTCTTTATCTAATAATAATGAGATaaagcctaatgggcctgtcccactttggtgaattttcagcggactgccggcgactgtcaagttgccgttaatcgcctgaaaaactgggaactggaatggcgactgtcagagtggaacacacagacaaacacatcgcaaaggcgggggcagggcaagcgggggggagcgctgACTGAAATTCACatgatgcaaagccaaggtgatacagatacagaacagaaaggttggcgctgtaattaagacggctaaagcacagtgtacggtaagtcctttaaaagaagtgggggagggggaaagaaggagtggagacaactttttaagaagccagcaaattaataagccagagatacacatctGTGAAGcccggcggacatttaacattaccggacggttttccttggttctgaaaactcctgcttaggtttattttccccaatgagccaatgaaaatgaccagtcagcaaaggcgattaactaaaactacctatgactacctataactacatgatcacccccactacaactgcacctatgactacaggattatcgattatctccatggcgaaaAACTTGCGTCGACAATACtcaggctgcgactagttcccagaatgcgggaacttctcgCAACCATGAAGAAGACTCGCCAGAGATCaccagtgaacatgtggcgagtgcagagtctcctgcactcacctaaaaagttgcctaggtgggacaggcctattaagTTTTCACTTTAAAAACCACCTTATTTAAATTTCCCATTATTATATAATACTAATAATATAAAGACTTATATGTTCATTTTTAAATATCACATTATTTGCATAAACCAttatcaaataataataataacaataatgatAAAGACTTACATGTTcatttttaaatatcttcagtgcACATTGGACTGTGTTACTGTAGCCATGTCCGGCTTGCAAGCGGGTCTGAAAAATAATTAACTTTGAGGCGTAAATGAGGACACAGCAGGTAACATATAAAGTGTTTTCGTGAGCTGTTCTTTGAATGTTGATGCTTTGGCGACTTCAAAGGGGATCCTGTTGAGATACCAAGTTAGCGTCTCCGTGTTTCCCCCACACAGTTCGAAAGCCTTGCTCGGCGTTAGAAATACAAATGGAAATTTACCTTGACAGTGTCGAGGGGGTGGCCAACAATCACGCTCGCCGCTCCTACCACGAAAATAAAAATCGTCAGAGTCACAATAAAAATTTGAAACCTTCCTTCCACTACAGTAAAACGGAGATTACACTTCAAAGGCACCTCAGTGGCTGTGAAGCAATCGCTTTTCCACATCCCGAAGCCTTTAAAAAATGCTATAATACAAacaagtcatagagttatacagcacagaaacaggcccttcggctcaacacatccatgccgcccaagatgccccatctacgcgagTCCCACATGCCCATGTCCTTCTAAAATGTTCCTGTCCCAAcaccacttttagggaactgTGTACTTGAGCTTGttgatccctttgctctacaacactccccagggcccaacTGTTAATTCTGAAAGACCTGCCCTAGTTCGACTTCACAATTTGAAACATTTCACTGCTTCTGAAGGGATGCCATTTGCCAATCCCCACCACTTGCCCAAATGATCAAGATCCCTCTCTAATTCTTGCTAATCATTGTCACTGTCTACGATACCACCTGCAAAGTTACTCACCATGCTTTATATATTAGCACATAGAACATATCTCAACAATGGGCCCAACACAgacccctgaggcacaccattagtcacaggcccccAGTCTGAAAAATTaaatttccaccatcaccctctgcttcctaccacttAAACCAATTCCGATTCCAGTTTTCCACCCTtcccgaggtcatctgttgccggctctgttttgttctggccttctctacctttcagtctgaagacggattccaaccccaaaacgtcacctatagctttcctccagaggtgcagcctgacctgctgagttactccagcactttgtgtctatcttctgtatccaGTTGACTAGCTCTTCCtgcatcccatgcaatctaaccttccagggcaTACCATCACACAGTGACTTATCAAAGGCCCATATAAACAATGTCTACGATCTCACCCTCATCAACCATCAACTTTAGTAActtcttcaaaaatctcaaaaATTCATGAAACATGATTTCTCATACACAAAACCATGACGATTTTCCCTAATCAAcccatctttccaaatgtatgtaTATCTTATGTATATATCTTAGCCATAAAAATCCCCTCCTGGAACTTGTCTACCAGAGAAGTTAAGTTACTGCTCTATAGTTCCTAGACATTTCTTTACAACCTATCTTAAATCAAGCGCACGTTAGCCATCTCCAGTCATCCTCACCTCACCCCTATATAACAAAGATTAATGTATCTCAGCCAGGACTCCCACAactcaagagttaagagtgctttattgtcatatgtcctgaaatgggaCAATTAAGTTCTTATTTACAGCAgctcaacagatatgtaaacacagtactctagcttcccacagtgcccGCCTGGATATaccaatagaaacaaggaactgcagaagctggtttacgaaaaaagacacaaaatgatggagtaactcagcaggtcaggcagcatccccggagaacatggataggtgacgttttgagttaag
It encodes the following:
- the slc25a48 gene encoding solute carrier family 25 member 48 isoform X1, with product MASVQLDDFIAGWVGGAASVIVGHPLDTVKTRLQAGHGYSNTVQCALKIFKNEHVAGFFKGLSFPLASIAVYNSVALGVYGNAQRAICQYRYGEDSRRGPALSDVAAASAVVGLVTVAIGAPVDLVKIRLQMQTQTVRSAKLNLVGVGSIHSIAMNNQPMYRGPVHCISRILRSEGIAGLYRGVGAMYLRDIPGYCLYFVPYMLLCDLMMPEGSTTPNLLSVCLAGGVAGTISWGTATPMDVVKSRLQADGVNETKYKGILHCIQKSYRTEGLNAFFRGTAVNAIRGFPMSAAMFLGYEFTLKILRGQ
- the slc25a48 gene encoding solute carrier family 25 member 48 isoform X2 encodes the protein MASVQLDDFIAGWVGGAASVIVGHPLDTVKTRLQAGHGYSNTVQCALKIFKNEHVAGFFKGLSFPLASIAVYNSVALGVYGNAQRAICQYRYGEDSRRGPALSDVAAASAVVGLVTVAIGAPVDLVKIRLQMQTQTVRSAKLNLVGVGSIHSIAMNNQPMYRGPVHCISRILRSEGIAGLYRGVGAMYLRDIPGYCLYFVPYMLLCDLMMPEGSTTPNLLSVCLAGGVAGTISWGTATPMDVVKSRLQADGVNETKYKGILHCIQKSYRTEGLNIRRVIKHGNKPFGPTRPC